TACCAGAAGACAAGATGGCATACTACGAAGATCTAGCCGAAATGTACGTCGGTGACGATGTTTCTACAGATTTTTATGCTTGGGTGTTCCCCAAATTCGACCACGTAGCAGTCGGTACAGGAACAATGAAGGTAAACCAAGCTGACATCAAAAAACTACAGGCGGGTATCCGTAAGCGTGCTGCCAAAAGACTAGAAGGGGGCAAAATCATCAAAGTCGAAGCACACCCCATTCCCGAACATCCTCGCCCTCGTCCCATTCGTGGCAGAGTTGTTCTAGTCGGCGATGCCTTGGGTACTGTAACCAAATCTTCTGGGGAAGGTATTTACTTCGCAGCCAAGTCTGGTCGTATGTGCGCCGAGATGATTGTAGAGCGATCGCAAGATGGACAAAAAGTTCCTACTGAAAAAGATCTCAAAGATTTTATGAAACTCTGGAACAAAGAATACGGTGCAACTTATCTCGTACTGGATATTCTGCAACGAGTTTTCTATCGTAGTGATGCCACCCGTGAAGCATTTGTCGAAATGTGTGATGACATCGACGTACAAAAAATGACTTTTGATAGCTATCTCTACAAAACTGTAGTTCCTGCTAATCCTTTAACGCAAATGAAGGTAACAGCTAAAACTCTCGGTAGTTTACTTAGAGGCAATGCTTTAGCACCTTAGGGGATTACTGATTACTAATAATTTATTTACAACAGCATCAGATTATTTATTCTAGTGCTGTTGTTTATTTCTATCTTCTTAGTAAATTATTAAAATAGGATGTAAACTTGTTTTTTCTTCTTGGAGTTTTATTTTCGTTAATTAATTTGATTCTCTTCATTTTTTCTATTTCTTTACGAATTCTTTTAAGCGAATCAACATAGCTTGTTCTAAAAAGGACTAGAAAGACTAAAATACATATCACCATGCAAAATAATGTAGCAATTTCAGCTTTGAATTTTAAATCATGAAAACTAATCCAATATGATAAAAATAAGTATACAGTAACAGGAATAAAAGCAACCAAATTGAACCGATAACGCACAATTCTCTGCCTTTTTGTTTCTGAGTCAACCTGTAATTGATCTATATCATAATCAAAATGTATAAATTTTCTTAATCTATAAATGTCGAAACGGGTTTGTTTTGGATTTCGAGAATAATTTATTAATTCAATTAGTTCAAGACATGATTGTTTATCAGCTTTAATTCCAACTTCTTGTTGTAGGTGGAGTAAATCTATTTCATCTTTTGTTATATTCTTAATCTTTTCGCTAGTTAAAGGATTATTGTGTCTCTTTTCGAGTTTTAGACATTTTCTTTGTTTTGGAGACAACTTATCAAACAAATCATAACTACTACTGATAAAATCAGATATTATTTGTAAGCGAAACAAAAAAGTAAGGACACAAACAAAGGCAATGTAAAATCCTGGTCTTGCTGTAATAAATTTCGGTTGTCTTAATATCTCTAAAAGTTGTGTTTCTGACATCTAATTATTATTTTTTCAGCTAAAGGCTTTATATTAGTGATACGTTAGTACCTATCCATTAAAATATTAAACAATTTTAAAATTTTGTATTAAATTAATCTTAAGAAAACGAGTATTGAATAATCGCATTAATTTTGGTGCTACCTAGTTTTTAGCGAAGGGAACTATTTACCAGTATTGTTTGGGTAGAGATTTCGGTATATTAATATGAGCCGTGGATTATCGCTCAACTTATATTATTGAATAACCTGAATGACTGATTCTATCCAAGAACAACTGAAAGAATTAAATACCGTAGCCGTAAAGGCGATCGCCTCAAGCAACAGCTTAGAAGAGCTTGAACAGCTAAGAATCAAGTATCTAGGCAAAAAAGGTCAACTATCTCAAATTCTCAGGGGAATGGGCAAGTTATCCGCCGAAGAACGCCCTGCGGTTGGTTCGCAAGCTAACGTAGTTAAACAAGAAGTTCAAACTGGTATAGAACAACGTAAGCAAGCCTTGCAACAGGCAAAGATAGAAGCGCAAATCAAAGCCGAAACCATAGATGTGACTATGCCAGGAGTGAATCGTCCTTTGGGTCGAGTACATCCTCTTAATGGTGTAGTAGATCGTATCTTAGATATCTTTGTTGGTTTAGGCTATACCGTTGCCACTGGTCCTCAGATAGAAACCGACTACTACAATTTTGAGGCTCTTAATACTCCCCCAGATCATCCCGCTAGAGATATGCAGGATACCTTTTATTTACCAGGAGGAAATTTATTACGTACTCAGACTTCTTCGGTACAAATTCGCTATATGGAAAATCATGAACCCCCCATCAGAATTATTGCTCCTGGTCGAGTTTATCGTCGGGACACGGTAGATGCTACCCATTCAGCCGTATTTCATCAGGTAGAAATATTAGCAATTGATAAGGGTATAAAATTTACCGATCTCAAAGGCACTATTAAAGAATTCTTACAGCGGATGTTTGGCGATGAACTCCCCGTACAGTTTCGGACTAGCTACTTTCCCTTTACCGAACCTTCAGCCGAAGTGGATGTGCAGTGGAAAGGCAAATGGTTGGAAGTGATGGGGTGCGGGATGGTCGATCCCAACGTTCTTGAAGCCGTTGGCTACGATCCCGAAGTATATACAGGTTTTGCAGCAGGTTTCGGGGTAGAAAGATTTGCCATGGTATTACACCAAATTGATGATATTCGCCGTTTATACAATAGTGATCTACGCTTTTTAAATCAGTTTTAGTTATCAAAGCTATTAAACAACGTGACGCTAGCATTATAACCAGTAAAAGATAATGCTAGAACGATTGTTGTTATATTGACTACAAAAGTGTTTTATTATGCTTTGCTGTCTTTTCCTGGTCAGAAGAGCTTATGTCAAATTGTAATTGGTAATTATTGAATTAGAATGCTTAATTTTTACAGAAACCAGACATATAATAACCTATAGAATATTTAAACCAATTACAATACTTTTAACATTACAACGCTTTAAATGGAAAGTTCATCTAGCGCGCTTTTGACTTCAGAAGTCGAATTGCTGATCTTATTGCTGATCGCCTGTTTAGGAGCCGTTACTTTTGAAAAATTTAATATCCCCTATACAGTTGGCTTAGTCTTAATTGGTTTGGGGTTAGGACTTCTTACTCCTCTGCTTTTTGCTGTCGATCCTTTGAGTTCTGTTACTCTATCTCCGAATGTAATTCTGTATGTTTTTGTTCCACCACTAATTTTTGAATCGTCAATCAATCTTGATAATCAGCTTCTTTTCGAGACACTAACTCCTTCATTGATCTTGGCTGGACTGGGACTGTTGGTTTCGGCAGGCGTTGTCGGGGGCTTAATGGTTTGGCTGACACCTTTATCTCTTAGTGGCGCTTTCGTGTTTGGATCTTTGATTTCTGCCACGGATCCAGTTGCCGTAATTGCTCTATTCAAAGAACTAGGCGTTCCTAAACGCCTAACAATGGTGGTAGAAGGGGAAAGTATGCTCAATGATGCTACTGCGATCGTCCTCTTCGATGTAGTCATGGCAATAATTGCTAGTGGTACGGTTGGTGTAGCAACTCTTGGAGATGCTTCAGTTAACGTTTTTGTGGTGTTGTTTGGCGGTGTTCTGGTCGGCGTAGTTGTTGCTGTAATTATTTTTGGTTACTCCATTAACCTAGCCAAAAATAATGCGCTAATTCAAACTACCGTAAGTATTATTATTGCCTACGCAGCTTTCATGGTTTCCCAACGCTATCTGCAATGGTCTGGAGTGATTGCAGTAATGACAGCGGGATTGGTGGTTGGTTGGTATCTCAACCATAAAGTCAATTTAGAGGTGAGAACATACCTGCGGGAATTTTGGGACTATGGAGCTTTTATTGCCAATAGCCTAATCTTCTTACTAGTGGGGCTAACAACTAGCAGCTTTATTCTCCGACTTGGTACTGAAACTCCGAGATTTTGGATTGCTATTGTCTGGGCGATCGTCGCCACGCTCATAGCCCGTGCAGTGGCAGTTTTTGGTTTAATACCATTTTCCAACTGGTTACAAAAATCCGAGCCATTTGGCTGGCGTTATCAGATGGTAACTTTTTGGGGTGGACTCAGGGGAGCGGTTGCTTTAGCCTTAGCACTGAGCCTCGATCGCTCGTTTCCCAATCGAGATTTAATTATCGCCATGACGCTAGGGGTCGCACTATTTACTATTTTGATTGCCGGGACGACCACAGGAAAACTAATTAGCTGGCTCAAAATAGATGAACCGCCAGTTTTAGAGCGGTTGGGAAAAGCCCAAGCGACTATTCTAGCCAAACGCGAAGCTCTAAAATTACTGCACAAGCTAGGTTTGATGGGGCTGTTTGATAAAGAGGTTATTGTAGAAATAGAAGAAGATTATTATCGGGTTCTCAATACAGCAGAAGCTGCCGTAACTAAGATTTGGGATGAACTGAAGCTCGATCCAGGATTGGCGCGTCAGATTTTATGGTTACAAATACTGAGAATTGAACATCAGGCTCATGTTGATTTATACGATCGCGGGCTTTTGTTAGAAAGTGCTACGCGCAAGCTAGAACTTCTGGTTGAGGCTAAACGAGATAGCGTTTTAAATCGTCAAATCCCGCCTCCAGTGCCAGCTTTATGGTCGCTAGAAACTCCTTTAGAAAAGCTGATTTTTAAACAACTACGGCATTTTTTCCCTCACCACAAGTTTTTTGGGCAACGCCGCGGACAATTAGCAGCGATTCGTTACGAATACGATGCTGTAACCGCCTATGTGAGCCAAAAAATTGTCAAACAGGTAAAACAACTGGTTGCCGCCAATGCAGTTGAATCAGCAGTAGCTCAAGACTGTATTATATTTTATCAGCAAGCAAGTAAAGGAGCTTTAAGGCGAGTAGAGGCAATGGGAACTAGTCGGCACGAATTAGCGATCGCCCTTCAGAAGCAGGTAGCGACTCATGCTGCTCGTACTAGTGAAGGAGAAGTAATTGAGCAGCTTATAGCCGAAGGTGTAATTCCCGAAAATGCCCTAGATCGAATTCAAGATTTAATTGCCAAAGAAAATATTTAGGGAATAAGTTATATCAAGTCAAATAAAGTTGGCGACAAATAAGATTCAGGTAGGGGCGAAGGTTGGTTCGCCTTTACGAGGATTATTGTTCACAACACTAAAGTTCATATCCCTTCATCCAGAACACTGATATCAACAAAAACAACACAGTTAAAACAATCGTAACGCTCATTGCTATCCAAGCTTCATTAGGAAATTGACCTACTAAAATTGCTGTGGCATGACGCTGCAAAGCCCAGACAGTGTAAGGCTTAATCTGTTGTAACTGAGGATTAAAATTTAAAACCACCCCGCCAAAAAAAACGAAAAGTGCGATCGCGCTCACGGCTCTAATTTGATTAAAAATAACCCCAAGCATCAGGGTCAATGCCAAAGTAAACAGCATCACTAAATAAACCATCAAAACACCTATAAGGTAATTAAATAGAGAGATCTGCGCAGGTAATCCAACTACAAGTGCTGCAATATACATAAAGATGCCAGGCACTCCCAAAGCAATTACACCAATGAAAACTGCATAAGCTGCAAATTTCCCGAGGATAAATCCAGCAGTTGACAAGGGCTTAGAATAGATCCACAGCAGAGTTTGGGTTAGCTTTTCCTCGATAATTGCGCCTTGAGTCAAAATGATTGTGCCGATAGGTATAAAAGTACTGCCCAGCCAGAGAAACAAAGTTAAAAATGAAATTCCGCGATCGCCTGCATCACCTGGTGTCATCCAAATCGCGGGTAATGCTGTAAGTGACATCCAAATAATGAGTTGAGAAATCCATCGCCGAGGGTTAAACCAGTAAGCAAGTTCTTTCTGATAGATAGGACGAAAACCGCATAACCAACTCCTAGAAACACGCTGTAATTGCGATTCGTCAACAAGATTCTTACTGCTCATGTCAAGATTTTTGAATTAAATTTATAAACACATCTTCAAGCTCGTAGGATGAGCGTTCAAATTGGGTCACAACAACTAGAGGATCTGCCAAGACAATCCGTAGTAGTTCACTTTCAGCAGCGTTTGGATTGTTAACCTGAATTTGAAACTTAGTTGTCTGAGCATTTTTTATATCTGGCATACCCGTCTCAACCGCAATTTTGTCGATCCAGGGTATTTTCCTTAAACGATCTAGAACCGTTATACCGTCACCGCATACTGTAACGCGAAACAAATTGCGATCGCCTGACACCAGTTGATTAATATCTCCTTGAGCTAGCAATCTGCCCTGTTCGAGAATCACAACCATGTCGCTGACTCGTTGCACATCATCGAGAATATGAGTGGAGTAAAAAACTGTACTCTGTTGCCCAAAACTTTTAATAATTTGCAATACATCTCGTCGTCCTATTGGATCGAGTGCAGAGGCTGGTTCGTCAAGAATTAGCAAGTCGGGATTATTAATTGCTGCTGTGGCAATACCAAGACGCTGACGTTCACCACCCGAAAATTCCCGCACTGGACGATCTGCTTTTCCGCTTAAGCCAACTAGTTCGATAAGTTCTTGGATGCGAGCTTTAATTGCACTCTTCGATCCTTTAAAGAAAAACGAGGCGACAAACTGTAAAGTCTCGCGAGCAGTTAAATGTCCATAGAAGCGAAGTTCCTGTGGCAAAAAACCAACTCGCTCCCGAATCGCAATACTATCTCGTATAATGCTTTTGCCAAAAATTGTCCCTACTCCCTCGGAAGGCTTCACAAGTCCGAGCAAAAGTTTGATCGTAGTACTTTTTCCTGCCCCGTTTGAACCGAGAAAACCGCAGATAGAGCCTCGTGGCACAGCCAGATTCAATTTATTTACAACGTGCTTTTGACTATAAGTCTTAGTTAGATTTTTAGTAGAGATAATGAGATCGGACTCAATCGTCATAGCGCAACAGGCAGTGATTGTTTTCTACTGCATTGTAACCGCTCGATTTTATCTTATAATTCTTATGAAAAAGCGATCGCCTAAAAACTAAAGATTTTCTAAAAATTACTTTGCTTCTTTCGTTGGTGCTTGTTTCTTTTCCGTTTTAGCTGGCTGACTACCTTCCTGCTGTTTAATGATTTGCAAAATACCCGCATATTCTTTTTGCTCTGGATAATATTTAGCCAGTTTTTCTAAAGTAGGGATAGCTTTTTTAGGATCTGTTTGCATATATATTTGAGCTAATCCTTGAAGGGCGGTAACATTTTTAGGTTCTCGTTCTAATACCTTTTTATATCCTTCAATCTGCATTTGCATTTGTTTTTCTGCCAAGGCAGGATCTTCGGTATTTTGTGGATTTGAAGCGGTAGAATTATTCTGACTAAAAACACTTGCTAAAGTGAGCGCGAGTGTTGAACCAGCAAAACCTAAACCCAGGACTAAAGTAACCACACGCATAAAAGTCTTATTCTTGTCCCCTTTCCTTTTGCTCATATTTTTACCTTGAGATAGACATTAATTTGGATATTGATTAAATACTGATCTTCTGTCCCTTTTTAATTCTCTATCTTCGATCCTTAAAACTTATCTCCAGGTATGAAACGCCAGTACACCTCCTGCAAATCCTAACAAACAGAAGATAGCTAAAATCAACGTACAATGCCAACGATTGAATCCTGCTAATTGCAGATCTAGCCTAAATAACAAGGCTGCTGCTGCAAATACTAAAAATCTGGCAAAGTAATCTACTCGCTGCACAATTAGAGCAAACGCGAATGCTCCCAGCAGAATTGACATAAAAGCTCTAGTATCAGATTGTAACCAGCCATCGAGACTACTGGCAATCAAGGATATAGGGGAAACAAAAAGAACCACCAAAAATAAAATATTGGCGATCGCTGCACCATAGATAAGGACAAGGTGAATGTCTTCAGTGATCATGCTAAGTATAGCTCCTCGCTCAAGCATTTTGTCGATCCATGAGCTATACATCCATCCTTCAACACCGTAGGTTAAAAGTAATATTATTAGAGAAAGCTTAGGGATTTTTTTTGACCAAGCCATTAAAAATAATTAAAGGTAATTGACAGTCGATCATTAGTAGATAACACATTATAATGCAACCACAAAATTACCAATTACCAATTACCTATTTAGTATTAGTTAACACTAGATAAAAGTTAGGAAAACTAAGCCATGCTTTGAATAATATAGTCAAAGTAAGGGCTGGCTTCTTGAGCGTCTTCTTTACCTAAAAGATCGAGGGATGCCTTTTTTAGACAGCGAATAGCATCAATCATTCCAGGTACAGGGACTTCAAGGGAGTTGTACATTTCTCTAACTCCAATTAAACCAGACTTTTCAATCGGATCTTTGTCTCCTGCCATCACACCATAGGTAACTAAGCGTAGATACCAACCGAAATCTCTAAGACACTGGTTGTATTGTTTTTGTCCAAAGGCATTACCACCTTGAGAACGATATTCAGGATGTAACTTAAAAAGCTCTTTTCCTGCCTGATCGACAATTTTCTTTTCGCTATTGGCTAAAGCTTCAGCGATACGGACACGCTTTTCACCTGTAGTTAAAAAGTTTTTGATGCCTTCTAGCTCACCGCTACTGGGGTAGCGTAGTTCGTCATCTGCTTTTAGGATGACTTGACTAACTATGCTCATAATATCTGAATAGATTTAATTAACTTTAATATCTTTAGTATCTCAATAAAGAGAAATCATTGTCAGGAGGAAATGCTGGGATTTTCCTAGCTTATTTCAACTCCCGTGTTGGCAATAATATCTTGCCATTCCTTGGTAGACAAAGGTTGATTTACTATATTAATCTTAAAAGTTGCCTTTGCTGCCTCGGTCAAGTTATGTATTATTTTAACAGTAGAACAGTTGTTTTGATGTCTGGTTGACCGATCTTCTAAAGGTGGGACAACCTCCAATAAATTTTCTAATAAAGGACTGCTAAAGACCTGTTTGTATAGCTTTGGGTCTGTATTGAGAATCATTGAGCCGTGCTGCAAAACGGTCTTACCACGACGCAATTGCGCGCTACCAATTACCTTGTTCCCTGCGGGAGTAACCAAATCTGAACCTGTCGCTGTAGCAAAACAATTTTGTTGCTGAATGTATTCTTTAGTCGCCGTACCGTAATCTAAGTTTACACCAAGCGATCGCCAGCCAGCAATTAAAAACTCACAAATTTGTTTATATACTTCTAAGCGTTTACCTGGAGGAATAGAAGTTACTACCATATAGGTTAAGTCTCCCTGGTGGAGAACTGCCCTACCACCTGTGGGACGACGGACAATATCCAAAGATTTTCCTTGCCAAGTCAAATCATTCCATTCAGTAGGATAATCTTTTTGGTGATAACCCAAAGAAATAGCAGCAGGTTGCCAAGTGTAAAATCTAAGTGTAGGGGGATGCTTACTGGCGCGATGTTGTTCTAACAAATAGCGATCAATCGCCATTTGCATTTCTCCAGATGCGACCAAAGGAGGTATAAAACGCCAAGTATTCACATTAAATTGACAATTGATAGTGGACAATGGCTATAGCTTAATTAATAGGTTGGGTTAGCATCTAAATCTTCTAGCAAAATATGCTAACTAAAAAAGC
This DNA window, taken from Pleurocapsa sp. FMAR1, encodes the following:
- the chlP gene encoding geranylgeranyl reductase; this encodes MGLRVAVVGSGPAGSSAAEVLAKAGIETYLFERKLDNAKPCGGAIPLCMVEEFDLPQKIIDRQVKKMKMISPSNREVNIGSTLKNGEYIGMCRREVLDGFLRNRAAQLGANLINGTVYQLDIPDSDKDPYTLHYADHSTGAVKGVMKTLKVDLVIGADGANSRIAKAIDAGDYNYAIAFQERIRLPEDKMAYYEDLAEMYVGDDVSTDFYAWVFPKFDHVAVGTGTMKVNQADIKKLQAGIRKRAAKRLEGGKIIKVEAHPIPEHPRPRPIRGRVVLVGDALGTVTKSSGEGIYFAAKSGRMCAEMIVERSQDGQKVPTEKDLKDFMKLWNKEYGATYLVLDILQRVFYRSDATREAFVEMCDDIDVQKMTFDSYLYKTVVPANPLTQMKVTAKTLGSLLRGNALAP
- the pheS gene encoding phenylalanine--tRNA ligase subunit alpha, with amino-acid sequence MTDSIQEQLKELNTVAVKAIASSNSLEELEQLRIKYLGKKGQLSQILRGMGKLSAEERPAVGSQANVVKQEVQTGIEQRKQALQQAKIEAQIKAETIDVTMPGVNRPLGRVHPLNGVVDRILDIFVGLGYTVATGPQIETDYYNFEALNTPPDHPARDMQDTFYLPGGNLLRTQTSSVQIRYMENHEPPIRIIAPGRVYRRDTVDATHSAVFHQVEILAIDKGIKFTDLKGTIKEFLQRMFGDELPVQFRTSYFPFTEPSAEVDVQWKGKWLEVMGCGMVDPNVLEAVGYDPEVYTGFAAGFGVERFAMVLHQIDDIRRLYNSDLRFLNQF
- a CDS encoding cation:proton antiporter; translated protein: MESSSSALLTSEVELLILLLIACLGAVTFEKFNIPYTVGLVLIGLGLGLLTPLLFAVDPLSSVTLSPNVILYVFVPPLIFESSINLDNQLLFETLTPSLILAGLGLLVSAGVVGGLMVWLTPLSLSGAFVFGSLISATDPVAVIALFKELGVPKRLTMVVEGESMLNDATAIVLFDVVMAIIASGTVGVATLGDASVNVFVVLFGGVLVGVVVAVIIFGYSINLAKNNALIQTTVSIIIAYAAFMVSQRYLQWSGVIAVMTAGLVVGWYLNHKVNLEVRTYLREFWDYGAFIANSLIFLLVGLTTSSFILRLGTETPRFWIAIVWAIVATLIARAVAVFGLIPFSNWLQKSEPFGWRYQMVTFWGGLRGAVALALALSLDRSFPNRDLIIAMTLGVALFTILIAGTTTGKLISWLKIDEPPVLERLGKAQATILAKREALKLLHKLGLMGLFDKEVIVEIEEDYYRVLNTAEAAVTKIWDELKLDPGLARQILWLQILRIEHQAHVDLYDRGLLLESATRKLELLVEAKRDSVLNRQIPPPVPALWSLETPLEKLIFKQLRHFFPHHKFFGQRRGQLAAIRYEYDAVTAYVSQKIVKQVKQLVAANAVESAVAQDCIIFYQQASKGALRRVEAMGTSRHELAIALQKQVATHAARTSEGEVIEQLIAEGVIPENALDRIQDLIAKENI
- a CDS encoding ABC transporter permease, with the translated sequence MSSKNLVDESQLQRVSRSWLCGFRPIYQKELAYWFNPRRWISQLIIWMSLTALPAIWMTPGDAGDRGISFLTLFLWLGSTFIPIGTIILTQGAIIEEKLTQTLLWIYSKPLSTAGFILGKFAAYAVFIGVIALGVPGIFMYIAALVVGLPAQISLFNYLIGVLMVYLVMLFTLALTLMLGVIFNQIRAVSAIALFVFFGGVVLNFNPQLQQIKPYTVWALQRHATAILVGQFPNEAWIAMSVTIVLTVLFLLISVFWMKGYEL
- a CDS encoding ABC transporter ATP-binding protein; this translates as MTIESDLIISTKNLTKTYSQKHVVNKLNLAVPRGSICGFLGSNGAGKSTTIKLLLGLVKPSEGVGTIFGKSIIRDSIAIRERVGFLPQELRFYGHLTARETLQFVASFFFKGSKSAIKARIQELIELVGLSGKADRPVREFSGGERQRLGIATAAINNPDLLILDEPASALDPIGRRDVLQIIKSFGQQSTVFYSTHILDDVQRVSDMVVILEQGRLLAQGDINQLVSGDRNLFRVTVCGDGITVLDRLRKIPWIDKIAVETGMPDIKNAQTTKFQIQVNNPNAAESELLRIVLADPLVVVTQFERSSYELEDVFINLIQKS
- a CDS encoding tetratricopeptide repeat protein translates to MSKRKGDKNKTFMRVVTLVLGLGFAGSTLALTLASVFSQNNSTASNPQNTEDPALAEKQMQMQIEGYKKVLEREPKNVTALQGLAQIYMQTDPKKAIPTLEKLAKYYPEQKEYAGILQIIKQQEGSQPAKTEKKQAPTKEAK
- a CDS encoding allophycocyanin subunit alpha-B; the protein is MSIVSQVILKADDELRYPSSGELEGIKNFLTTGEKRVRIAEALANSEKKIVDQAGKELFKLHPEYRSQGGNAFGQKQYNQCLRDFGWYLRLVTYGVMAGDKDPIEKSGLIGVREMYNSLEVPVPGMIDAIRCLKKASLDLLGKEDAQEASPYFDYIIQSMA
- a CDS encoding lipoyl protein ligase domain-containing protein; this translates as MQMAIDRYLLEQHRASKHPPTLRFYTWQPAAISLGYHQKDYPTEWNDLTWQGKSLDIVRRPTGGRAVLHQGDLTYMVVTSIPPGKRLEVYKQICEFLIAGWRSLGVNLDYGTATKEYIQQQNCFATATGSDLVTPAGNKVIGSAQLRRGKTVLQHGSMILNTDPKLYKQVFSSPLLENLLEVVPPLEDRSTRHQNNCSTVKIIHNLTEAAKATFKINIVNQPLSTKEWQDIIANTGVEIS